The following coding sequences are from one Rathayibacter sp. SW19 window:
- a CDS encoding nucleotidyltransferase domain-containing protein has protein sequence MNLSHPAAELLGRPRACVLRSLARVSEGLTGRHIAQLSDVAHATTQRVLADLEGIGLVDSLPAGRSRLYSLNRAHVMWKPIEDMLAAPARLEEEIGEAARNVADVHATVALYGSTARGDADSESDVDLVVVWDDRTDQADRWQLVDALTEHVQRATGNRVELVDLSVKELEAMVARNDPLLDSWLADARTVAGADLKRLIREAAP, from the coding sequence ATGAATCTGTCACACCCCGCTGCCGAGCTTCTGGGGCGACCTCGCGCCTGCGTACTGCGCAGCCTGGCGCGCGTGAGCGAGGGACTCACCGGGCGACACATCGCCCAACTCTCCGACGTGGCACACGCCACTACTCAACGAGTGCTCGCAGACCTCGAGGGTATCGGCTTGGTTGACTCCCTTCCCGCAGGCCGCTCACGCCTGTACTCTCTCAACCGTGCGCACGTGATGTGGAAGCCGATCGAAGACATGCTCGCCGCTCCGGCCCGACTTGAGGAGGAGATTGGAGAGGCTGCGCGAAACGTGGCCGACGTGCACGCAACAGTCGCCCTGTACGGGTCCACGGCGCGTGGCGACGCCGATTCCGAAAGCGATGTCGACCTCGTCGTCGTGTGGGACGACCGCACCGATCAGGCAGATCGTTGGCAACTCGTGGACGCGCTCACGGAACACGTCCAAAGGGCAACAGGTAATCGAGTCGAGCTTGTCGACCTCTCTGTGAAAGAACTCGAGGCCATGGTTGCCAGGAATGACCCGCTCCTCGACTCATGGCTGGCCGATGCAAGAACCGTCGCGGGCGCCGACCTTAAGCGGCTTATTCGGGAGGCTGCGCCGTGA
- a CDS encoding type II toxin-antitoxin system VapC family toxin translates to MSKSETVGYLIDSNVLLDVITDDPAWSAWSTLALANAVRSSVAFINPIVYSEVSLAFDSIEALDAALPADWIRREQLPWSAGFLAARAHRAYRRRGGTRVSTLPDFYIGAHAVVRRLTLVTRDAQRYRTAFPGLVVVAPDGVDAR, encoded by the coding sequence ATGAGTAAGAGTGAAACGGTCGGCTATTTGATCGATTCGAACGTGTTGCTCGACGTCATCACAGACGATCCTGCGTGGTCGGCGTGGTCGACGCTTGCGTTGGCGAACGCCGTTCGGTCCAGTGTCGCGTTCATCAACCCGATCGTGTACTCGGAAGTGTCACTGGCGTTCGATTCGATCGAGGCGTTGGATGCGGCGTTACCTGCTGACTGGATTCGACGCGAGCAGTTGCCCTGGTCTGCCGGATTCCTGGCAGCACGCGCACATCGCGCGTATCGACGGCGCGGTGGCACTCGCGTTTCGACGCTGCCCGATTTCTACATCGGCGCACATGCGGTCGTGCGAAGGCTCACCTTGGTAACCCGCGATGCCCAGCGCTATCGGACGGCATTCCCCGGCCTGGTGGTCGTCGCCCCGGACGGTGTCGACGCTCGATGA
- a CDS encoding AbrB/MazE/SpoVT family DNA-binding domain-containing protein, which produces MRITSKGQVTIPQWVRERYGFMPETDVEFVERDGAVTLTSVGAASKPDRADQLLEALRGAAGRSREQLSTDEIMRLTRAYDDDE; this is translated from the coding sequence ATGCGCATTACGTCGAAGGGACAGGTCACGATCCCGCAATGGGTGCGGGAGCGCTACGGTTTCATGCCGGAAACAGACGTCGAGTTCGTCGAGCGGGACGGAGCGGTGACTCTCACGTCGGTGGGTGCTGCTTCGAAACCAGACAGGGCGGATCAGCTTCTCGAGGCCTTGCGTGGTGCAGCGGGGCGATCCCGAGAGCAGTTGTCGACCGACGAGATCATGCGGCTCACGCGCGCGTACGACGACGATGAGTAA
- a CDS encoding DUF7715 family protein — protein sequence MEILVATARTQGARGNDYHWCIEGELLWIQEPCASGRRSPDEGCGCGRGFAGMNSHRATTTAAVADLPDLDRNDFVTALRSSLGDQGWPTFWTEELADGLLALADHWPVGTVIERRLDEFGPREIALDASP from the coding sequence ATGGAAATACTCGTGGCAACCGCCCGCACTCAAGGTGCGCGTGGGAATGACTATCACTGGTGCATCGAAGGCGAGTTGCTGTGGATTCAAGAGCCGTGCGCCAGCGGACGCCGCAGCCCGGATGAAGGCTGTGGGTGCGGTCGCGGATTTGCGGGAATGAACTCGCATCGCGCCACGACAACCGCCGCGGTGGCGGATCTGCCCGACCTGGACCGCAACGATTTCGTGACCGCATTACGGTCGAGCCTGGGAGATCAAGGCTGGCCAACGTTCTGGACGGAGGAGCTTGCGGACGGCTTGCTCGCCCTCGCAGACCACTGGCCCGTCGGCACGGTGATCGAGCGCCGTCTTGATGAGTTCGGGCCGCGTGAAATCGCGTTGGATGCGTCACCGTGA
- a CDS encoding addiction module antidote protein: MFTSVLAVPGLPADVFLGPQTSGRTVADALTRDPDARFGNLGELARRVNMSREGLYKALSADGNPSFATIVKVTKALGLKLHFDAIA; encoded by the coding sequence GTGTTCACATCTGTGCTCGCCGTGCCCGGACTGCCGGCGGATGTCTTTCTCGGCCCCCAGACATCCGGTAGAACTGTGGCGGATGCTCTCACTCGCGATCCCGACGCTCGCTTCGGTAACCTCGGCGAGCTGGCTCGTCGCGTCAACATGAGCCGCGAGGGACTCTACAAAGCCCTTTCAGCCGACGGCAACCCGAGCTTCGCCACCATCGTCAAGGTCACTAAGGCCCTCGGTCTCAAGCTCCATTTCGACGCCATCGCCTGA
- a CDS encoding NADP-dependent oxidoreductase codes for MTAVQFSRFGGREVLEVVSLPDPHPGSGEIRITVRAAGINASDWKKRQGLLDQELPQTLGYEAAGIVGEIGDDVSAAAAGDRVFGVSPYGAAQAELAVLSGWASMTNSLDFARFAAIPAAAETAARSLDQLGVTAGSTVLINGASGSVGSAAVQLAAERGARVIGTGSPRTHDSLRSLGAEPVAYGEGMPERVRAIMPSGVDFALDVAGNGVLPELAELAGAPEHVITVADFLGARQTGIRFSSGDAGRATYALAQVARMVEAGRFSVTVGQTFPLAEVAEAHRVGEAGTVRGKLVLLVG; via the coding sequence ATGACGGCAGTACAGTTCAGCCGGTTCGGCGGCCGCGAGGTTCTCGAGGTCGTCAGTCTCCCCGATCCTCATCCCGGCAGCGGAGAGATACGCATCACAGTGCGCGCCGCGGGGATCAATGCCAGCGACTGGAAGAAGCGTCAGGGCCTGCTGGACCAGGAACTGCCGCAGACCCTGGGGTACGAGGCCGCAGGCATCGTCGGCGAGATCGGTGACGATGTCTCCGCCGCCGCGGCGGGCGACCGGGTCTTCGGAGTCTCACCCTACGGGGCCGCCCAAGCAGAGCTGGCCGTGCTGTCCGGTTGGGCATCCATGACGAATTCGCTCGACTTTGCGAGGTTTGCAGCGATCCCTGCGGCGGCCGAGACCGCGGCACGGTCACTCGACCAGCTCGGCGTCACAGCGGGCAGCACCGTGCTCATCAATGGGGCGTCCGGCAGCGTCGGAAGTGCTGCTGTTCAACTCGCCGCGGAGCGCGGCGCACGCGTGATCGGCACGGGTAGCCCGCGCACTCACGACAGCCTCCGCTCGCTCGGAGCCGAGCCTGTTGCATACGGTGAGGGCATGCCCGAACGAGTCCGCGCAATCATGCCGTCGGGGGTCGATTTCGCCTTGGACGTTGCCGGAAACGGCGTGCTTCCAGAACTCGCGGAACTCGCCGGCGCACCCGAGCACGTGATTACGGTCGCCGACTTCCTCGGGGCGCGGCAAACAGGCATCCGCTTCAGTTCCGGCGACGCCGGTCGCGCAACGTACGCGCTGGCCCAGGTCGCTCGCATGGTCGAAGCGGGGCGATTCTCCGTCACGGTCGGCCAGACCTTTCCTTTGGCCGAGGTGGCCGAAGCCCACCGCGTCGGCGAAGCCGGAACCGTGCGCGGCAAGCTCGTGCTTCTCGTGGGTTGA
- a CDS encoding dihydrofolate reductase family protein yields MATISVFQSITLDGVMQGPGRPGEDTRGGFTQSGWADGYQDEVSMQFAGEGMSRTGALLFGHRTYDDLLHHWTTTPEPNPFADVLVGSPKYVVSRSADTELTYANSTLLAGDAVDRVRTLKGQVDGTLMIMGSGELIRSLHGAGLIDEYILQIFPIVLGSGTTLFGAGSPTNLTLTRSLATTTGVIVAQYTTH; encoded by the coding sequence ATGGCAACAATCAGCGTTTTTCAGAGCATCACCCTCGACGGAGTCATGCAGGGTCCCGGGCGGCCCGGCGAGGACACCCGCGGCGGCTTCACCCAGAGCGGCTGGGCCGACGGATACCAAGACGAGGTGTCGATGCAGTTCGCCGGCGAAGGCATGTCCCGCACCGGCGCCCTGTTGTTCGGACACCGCACCTACGACGACCTGCTCCACCACTGGACCACGACACCCGAGCCGAATCCCTTCGCCGACGTGCTGGTCGGCAGCCCGAAATACGTCGTCTCTCGCTCTGCCGACACCGAGCTGACGTACGCGAACTCGACCCTGCTCGCCGGGGATGCCGTCGATCGCGTCCGCACGCTGAAAGGCCAGGTGGATGGCACGCTCATGATCATGGGCAGCGGAGAGCTGATTCGTTCCTTGCACGGTGCAGGGCTGATCGACGAGTACATCCTGCAGATCTTCCCGATCGTGCTCGGCTCCGGAACAACACTCTTCGGCGCAGGCAGCCCCACCAACCTCACGCTCACGCGATCGCTCGCCACGACCACCGGCGTGATCGTCGCCCAATACACGACTCACTGA
- a CDS encoding GNAT family N-acetyltransferase encodes MPAVLLGRLAVDRTAQGSGLGRLLVRDALLSTLAAADRVGVRLLIVHALHEKAAAFYTALGFKPSPTDPLHLYVLLDDIRASLDV; translated from the coding sequence GTGCCTGCGGTGCTGCTCGGAAGACTCGCCGTCGATCGCACGGCACAGGGTTCTGGCCTCGGCAGACTCCTCGTGCGCGATGCTCTGCTCTCGACACTCGCGGCGGCGGACCGCGTTGGTGTTCGCCTCCTCATCGTTCACGCGCTCCACGAGAAAGCCGCAGCCTTCTACACGGCACTCGGCTTCAAGCCCTCCCCAACCGACCCGCTCCACCTCTACGTGTTGCTCGACGATATCCGCGCATCCCTCGACGTCTGA
- a CDS encoding adenylate/guanylate cyclase domain-containing protein has protein sequence MSALAEMIEKSMAAVLNEAWDIRNGTVVPATDSVALKNGAVKIEAAYLYADLADSTLLQKAYKPEFAAKVIRMYLRGACDIIRDCGGSIKSFDGDRVMGVFIGDSKRTDAADAALKINWLVAKAINPLLQAHRSDTGSYWILEHGIGIDVGPAFIVRAGVNNRSGEHNHNDLISVGEAPNIAAKLSGLRGAEAGPLVITEAVYSRLADSSKFGGTDNKNMWSGPHTTLAGPHTVKVYKSTWRRTA, from the coding sequence ATGAGCGCGCTTGCAGAGATGATCGAAAAATCCATGGCAGCGGTATTGAACGAAGCCTGGGACATCCGAAACGGGACTGTTGTTCCTGCGACCGACAGCGTTGCTCTCAAGAATGGCGCAGTCAAGATCGAAGCCGCATATCTATACGCAGACCTGGCGGACTCCACGCTGCTTCAGAAGGCCTATAAACCCGAATTCGCCGCCAAAGTAATCCGGATGTATCTGCGTGGGGCTTGCGACATCATTCGCGACTGCGGCGGCAGCATCAAGAGCTTTGACGGTGACCGCGTGATGGGGGTCTTCATCGGTGATAGCAAGCGAACAGATGCAGCCGACGCAGCGCTAAAGATCAACTGGCTGGTAGCCAAGGCGATCAACCCGTTATTGCAGGCACATCGAAGCGATACCGGAAGTTACTGGATTCTTGAGCACGGCATTGGAATCGACGTCGGACCCGCCTTTATCGTTCGTGCCGGCGTCAATAACAGAAGCGGTGAACACAACCACAATGATCTGATATCTGTTGGCGAGGCACCTAACATCGCTGCCAAACTCAGTGGACTGCGCGGCGCTGAAGCCGGCCCGCTCGTCATCACTGAGGCGGTGTATAGCCGCCTTGCCGATTCGTCGAAGTTCGGAGGTACTGATAATAAGAACATGTGGTCGGGACCGCACACGACTCTTGCTGGGCCTCACACTGTGAAGGTCTACAAGTCCACGTGGAGAAGGACAGCGTGA
- a CDS encoding Pycsar system effector family protein, translating to MKEKGRPQAVDAAWHVHNAQLDWTAKADAKAAFAFGIDSAAVAAVAILVSTGKVFSHFDHWWLTALFTLGGLGLLAGIVAASIGVAPRLKAKGAKKLSKTNYIYFGHARHWKAVDLEKRLRTDDLLPQLSRQITATADIAWKKHVAVNWSIWLTMGAGALLITYVLLTRIP from the coding sequence GTGAAAGAGAAGGGCCGCCCACAGGCGGTTGATGCCGCCTGGCACGTCCACAATGCTCAACTGGACTGGACAGCCAAGGCCGACGCCAAAGCGGCGTTCGCCTTTGGAATCGACTCAGCCGCTGTAGCCGCTGTAGCCATTCTCGTGTCGACCGGTAAGGTGTTCTCTCATTTCGATCACTGGTGGCTGACCGCGCTCTTCACTTTGGGTGGCTTGGGTCTATTAGCGGGGATCGTGGCAGCTTCAATTGGAGTAGCCCCGAGGCTGAAGGCTAAAGGAGCCAAGAAGCTGTCGAAGACCAACTACATCTACTTTGGTCATGCCCGTCATTGGAAAGCGGTTGACCTAGAGAAGCGCCTGCGTACAGATGATCTGCTGCCCCAACTGTCACGCCAGATCACAGCGACAGCGGACATCGCCTGGAAGAAGCACGTTGCCGTCAACTGGTCAATCTGGCTCACCATGGGAGCTGGTGCGTTGCTCATCACCTACGTGTTGTTGACCCGGATTCCATAG